The DNA region CTAATGATATGAAATGTCCTGAATAGGAAAATCCAGAGACACAGAACACAGACTGGGGCTGCCAGGGAccgggggagggagagagaagggactgCTTACTGGTTACATTATTtacttttggggtgatgaaaacattttagaaatggaggtGACAGTTTTACAACTCTGAGTGTTCTAAGTGCCACTGAAttctacattttgtttaaaatggtgagggaaaaaataaagggggggaaagagggggagatgaaccatgagagactatggactctgggaaacaatcttaTGGTTTCAGAGGGTGGATGGGTTAGcccaatgatgggtattaaggagggcacatattggggcacctgggtggctcagtcattaagcgtctgccttcggctcagggtgtgatcccagggtcctgggatcgagcccagcatcgggctccctgccctgctggaagtctgcttctccctctcccactccccctgcttgtgttccctctctttctggctgtctctatctgtcaaataaataaataaaatctttaaaagcaaaaaaaaggagggcatatatttcatggagcactgggtgttatacgcaaacaatgaatcatggaacattacatcaaaacctaatgaaatactgtatggtgactaacataatataataaaaaacatggtgaattttatgttacctgaattttacctcaataaaacaaatcatacttaaatatcaaatattattaaatttacaaTCTTCAAGATTGAACAGATAATCTTCTTTTAAAGACGTTTCTATTTTGTTATCTTAAATTcttcattaaattatttcatctgcTGATAATTTATATTACAATGAAAATGTGTAtgatttatatagttttattcatttaacatagTAAATGGCTTATGAGTGAAACAGTGAGATACATGGTCATGTATCTGGTCATGTATCTGTACGTGGTCACACTCTCCAGAGATGCTGGGGGATATATGCAGCCGGAAACCGCAGAGAATGAGCCTGGGGCAGACCCCATACTGACCTGTGCCTGCAGGTGCATTGAAGGTCAGCGTCTTATCGGGCAGAGCCTGGCTAATATTTCTCAGGACATCTTCCAGGCCAACGAGCAGGTTAGTGGCCACACAGTGCTGCTTTGAGGGGGGCAGGTCCTCCAGGTCCTCAGGGGTCTCCAGCAGCTCATCTACCCCCTGTATGAGGTCCTGGGGGATGGGGACACAGAGCTAGTGACCCACCCAGCCCCAGATAACAGGCCCCAGAGACTCATTGGTGGTACTGGATCAGATTCTGCAGGTCTTTGCCCCTGGAATCCAGCCACGCAGAAGTCAACCTTGTTCACAAATGCCAGGAATGACATTAGCCCAGTGTCCAGAAACAGCAAGAAGAAGTGACTTGTGGGTGCAGGGGGCTGTCTAACAGTGAGTGGGAATGCTTGCATGTCTACTNAACAGCAAGAAGAAGTGACTTGTGGGTGCAGGGGGCTGTCTAACAGTGAGTGGGAATGCTTGCATGTCTACTCCTCCCACCCAcgctgggagaggaggggcctCAGAGAGGAAGCCATCGTGTTGGGGCTGCTTTCTCCCAGGCCAAACCTCCCAGGCCTCTGTGGGACGCCTCCACCTTGCCTCTCCTG from Ailuropoda melanoleuca isolate Jingjing unplaced genomic scaffold, ASM200744v2 unplaced-scaffold74955, whole genome shotgun sequence includes:
- the LOC117800702 gene encoding adhesion G protein-coupled receptor E2-like; translation: MSFPTWTPPPGIQSQRLSRFFERVQDLRRDFKPALAQGTIQDLIQGVDELLETPEDLEDLPPSKQHCVATNLLVGLEDVLRNISQALPDKTLTFNAPAGTGCYCEYWWTSFCLNNSS